One Cicer arietinum cultivar CDC Frontier isolate Library 1 chromosome 8, Cicar.CDCFrontier_v2.0, whole genome shotgun sequence DNA segment encodes these proteins:
- the LOC140919013 gene encoding zinc finger BED domain-containing protein RICESLEEPER 2-like, with the protein MHLKRWKEHPDNQEHKRQKTQNEELGVVSSPHSTFDQEACRLELVKMFVGVELPFRFVENVFFRNFVNVLQPQFDIPSRTTLRRAIWSLFDAERERLKIFISKHCGRVFLTTDTWTSIQNLSYMSLTAHFIDKKWNLHKRILNFCQITSHTGEFMAKEVETCLNA; encoded by the coding sequence ATGCATCTGAAAAGATGGAAGGAGCATCCTGATAATCAAGAACACAAAAGGCAAAAAACACAAAATGAGGAATTAGGTGTTGTCTCTTCACCTCATTCAACGTTTGACCAAGAGGCATGTCGATTGGAGCTTGTGAAGATGTTTGTGGGAGTAGAACTTCCTTTTCGATTTGTGGAGAATGTGTTTTTTCGGAACTTTGTGAATGTCTTACAACCACAATTTGATATTCCATCCCGCACTACATTAAGGCGTGCTATTTGGTCACTTTTTGATGCGGAGAGAGAAAGACTTAAAATTTTCATCTCAAAACATTGTGGGAGGGTTTTCCTTACGACGGACACATGGACTTCTATCCAAAATCTAAGCTACATGAGTCTAACTGCACATTTCATTGATAAAAAATGGAATTTGCATAAGAGAATCTTGAATTTTTGTCAAATCACGAGCCATACAGGAGAGTTCATGGCTAAGGAAGTCGAGACATGTTTAAATGCTTGA
- the LOC113788021 gene encoding uncharacterized protein, whose amino-acid sequence MGTTIRNKQSKLKHFVLRILNKAKKLYVKGLVDCGGRISYGHAGVHISVSHPPQETKSVVVNDGERQSLRELLRTNETRVVMRGGERVVVPIRINNEMSMQRRQRIGGYKYNRNKMSYHIEMRKMGRIDEDKPCYFEEDKNYHSNSKPNLLYLYPRTYRTSGTVVLNSHAQ is encoded by the coding sequence ATGGGAACCACGATCAGAAACAAGCAAAGCAAGTTAAAGCATTTTGTGTTAAGAATTCTAAACAAGGCAAAGAAATTATATGTGAAGGGGTTGGTGGATTGTGGAGGAAGAATTAGTTATGGCCATGCTGGTGTTCACATTTCAGTTTCACACCCCCCTCAAGAAACTAAGAGCGTAGTAGTAAATGATGGTGAAAGACAGTCACTGAGAGAACTTTTAAGAACTAATGAAACAAGAGTCGTTATGCGTGGAGGTGAAAGAGTAGTAGTGCCAATCAGAATTAATAATGAAATGAGTATGCAAAGGAGGCAAAGGATTGGAGGGTATaaatataatagaaataaaatgagcTATCACATTGAGATGAGAAAGATGGGGAGAATTGATGAAGATAAACCTTGTTATTTTGAGGAAGATAAAAATTATCATTCCAATTCTAAACCCAATTTACTCTATCTCTATCCAAGGACCTATAGAACTAGTGGTACTGTTGTTCTCAACAGCCACGCCCAGTGA